From Metasolibacillus fluoroglycofenilyticus, one genomic window encodes:
- a CDS encoding leucine-rich repeat protein, translated as MKKMGLIVLMVMLILTQLPAAPAKANNSLFVFDRNEGMITGYNGTPPANLLIPDALEGVAVTGIAAHAFADKQLTFVHIPYTVEYIGEEAFAGNNLRMVRFDWVTATIGTDAFSSQVIDGGFEGWFTNLELTNPWNGDVPPGDFTIYSTTPATFTVHFESNGGNSFPSVTFLENDFLNIWQRPEKPGLAFDGWYKNPELTDKLDFIDMITGDMTLYAKWTNPFTTVKNSDDAWTITGYQGDLPTDLIIPEEIDGINVTRIGNEAFRNGNLQSVVLPSTLEWISEKAFWGNQLTNIVIPDNVSYIGQFAFSDNNLQNVTWPSALESIADYVFNGNQLTNIVIPDSVTYIGYAAFAGNALTSLTISDSVQAIGGFAFQDNQLTSLIIPDNVRDIGMFAFENNKLTNLRLSENMTIINYSSFSRNKLTEITIPNSVTYIDEFAFYENKIVNVTLPESITNIEALAFGDNQLTDIALPNSVESIGIGAFMDNKLTNIVIPEKVTVIEDSAFENNKLNSVTMPEGITEIKGLAFKRNDLTSVQIPSTVTQIGKEAFQRNKLTNLTIPNSVTFMGEWAFSDNQLTSVHLPDGITKIEDYTFFNNKLTEITLPESVTQIGEFAFDGSNLTNVLISKNVTSIGQGAFLENKLEKVVFQGAVDTIGIMAFGQQNLSNPKFKGWFTDYALTERWDESVPQAMSMYSVAPTTYTVLFETNGGSPIAAKIIAEGEKLPSLEISTKIDYTFAGWYKDKNLQIPWDIMTDTVTEDVTLYAKWVDNSLFTTSDNGDGTIAITGFKGKVPAELVIPHMIYGKNVTAIAANAFKNKHELQQVTLPENLQKIGKYAFAETSLSGITIPSTVTVIESYAFNNSKLQTVMLNEGLQIIGTDAFLGNEISNISIPSTVKKINDRSFYDNKIVKIEFKGAIPTLGNELFDMQFNNIVLAWYVDGQISQVWDKTVPQAMTLYLKPLLELYTVTFNTNGGSAVISKTVSQNDVITAPAAPTKANHTFAGWYKEPTFQTAWNFATDKVTANITLYAKWNVASPNVTAPSTPSTTPAPSTSNQITVNVVDASNPDEVLVQTVINRDSSGDVVKDTVKFTATNASESIEKLANRENKKSRIVIPDEQQQVSETTIDIEKEAAQLLAQGQTGLEIDMETVKLAIPATSLADFNEDLYFRIVPVKSRERQEQLEERAAKEEAVQQLAGNATVTLLGQPMTIETNMQNRPVTLTLPLPNDVTQEQLDNLAVYIEHSDGTKEVVRGQIVAFKEGVRGIQFEVTKFSTFSILYMPKAEEIVEEKISIPYIRGYADGTFRPNAPVTRAQMASMLARYLTNNEISEVQASFTDTTKHGAKDAIEYVRAQGLFQGTSATTFNPNGSITRAQMAAVAVRWIERNCAEDSTVAYCVTSSAAMTFADVAPNHWAASAIAKINALNIMTGTSATTFNPEGDLTRAQAVKVLNQLFEQQLQTDVHAPLFTDVQPAHWAFEEIQAAAQ; from the coding sequence ATGAAAAAGATGGGCTTGATTGTATTAATGGTGATGCTTATATTAACTCAATTGCCTGCAGCACCAGCAAAAGCCAATAACAGCTTATTTGTATTTGATAGAAATGAAGGAATGATTACAGGGTATAATGGTACTCCACCAGCCAATCTTTTAATACCTGATGCTTTGGAGGGGGTAGCAGTTACAGGAATCGCTGCTCACGCTTTCGCCGATAAACAATTAACATTCGTACATATTCCTTATACAGTGGAGTATATTGGGGAGGAAGCATTTGCAGGTAATAATTTGAGAATGGTTAGATTTGATTGGGTGACAGCAACAATTGGCACTGACGCATTTAGTAGTCAAGTAATAGACGGGGGCTTTGAGGGATGGTTTACCAACCTTGAACTAACAAATCCATGGAATGGAGATGTGCCGCCTGGAGACTTTACGATTTATTCCACAACACCTGCAACCTTTACCGTTCATTTTGAATCGAATGGCGGTAATTCATTTCCATCCGTAACTTTTTTGGAAAATGATTTTTTAAATATTTGGCAAAGACCAGAGAAACCGGGCTTAGCATTTGATGGGTGGTATAAAAATCCAGAATTAACAGACAAATTAGATTTTATAGATATGATAACAGGGGACATGACGTTATATGCAAAATGGACGAATCCTTTTACGACAGTCAAAAATAGCGACGATGCATGGACAATAACAGGTTATCAGGGGGACCTACCGACAGATTTAATAATTCCTGAGGAAATTGATGGAATCAATGTTACAAGAATAGGCAACGAAGCATTTAGGAACGGAAATTTGCAGAGTGTTGTATTGCCAAGTACGCTTGAATGGATTAGCGAGAAAGCTTTTTGGGGAAATCAACTAACGAATATAGTGATTCCCGATAATGTAAGCTATATAGGGCAATTTGCATTTTCAGATAATAATCTGCAAAATGTCACATGGCCAAGCGCTCTTGAGTCAATTGCTGACTATGTTTTCAATGGAAATCAGCTAACGAATATAGTGATTCCAGATAGTGTCACATATATCGGCTATGCAGCGTTTGCTGGCAATGCATTGACAAGCTTAACGATTTCCGATAGCGTGCAAGCTATCGGAGGCTTTGCCTTTCAGGATAATCAATTAACATCACTTATTATCCCAGATAATGTGAGAGATATAGGTATGTTTGCTTTTGAGAATAATAAATTAACAAACTTAAGATTATCTGAAAATATGACAATAATTAATTATAGTTCTTTTTCAAGAAATAAATTAACAGAAATAACAATTCCAAATAGCGTCACATATATTGATGAATTTGCTTTTTATGAAAATAAAATAGTGAATGTCACGTTACCAGAAAGTATTACGAATATTGAGGCTTTGGCGTTTGGGGATAATCAATTGACCGATATCGCTTTACCGAACAGCGTGGAATCTATCGGAATCGGTGCGTTTATGGATAATAAACTAACGAATATTGTCATACCTGAAAAAGTGACGGTTATTGAGGATTCCGCATTTGAAAATAATAAATTAAATAGTGTCACAATGCCAGAAGGAATAACAGAAATCAAAGGCTTAGCGTTTAAAAGAAATGATTTGACAAGCGTCCAGATACCATCCACTGTAACGCAGATAGGAAAAGAGGCATTTCAACGAAATAAATTAACAAATTTAACGATACCAAATAGTGTCACTTTTATGGGGGAGTGGGCATTTAGTGACAATCAATTGACAAGTGTTCATTTACCTGATGGCATAACAAAAATCGAGGATTATACATTTTTTAATAATAAGCTAACAGAGATTACCCTGCCAGAAAGTGTGACACAAATTGGAGAATTTGCATTTGACGGCAGTAATTTGACAAATGTACTTATTTCGAAAAACGTAACGTCTATTGGGCAAGGGGCCTTTTTAGAGAATAAATTGGAAAAGGTCGTGTTTCAAGGAGCAGTCGATACAATAGGTATTATGGCATTTGGGCAACAAAATTTAAGCAATCCTAAATTTAAAGGCTGGTTTACAGATTATGCTTTAACAGAGCGATGGGATGAAAGTGTTCCACAGGCGATGTCGATGTATTCTGTTGCACCAACTACTTATACAGTACTATTTGAAACAAATGGAGGAAGTCCGATTGCAGCTAAAATAATTGCTGAGGGAGAAAAATTGCCAAGCTTAGAAATATCGACAAAAATAGACTATACATTTGCTGGTTGGTACAAGGATAAGAATTTACAAATTCCTTGGGATATTATGACCGATACAGTAACAGAAGATGTGACATTATATGCGAAATGGGTAGATAACAGTCTATTTACTACATCTGATAATGGCGATGGAACGATAGCTATTACAGGATTTAAAGGTAAAGTTCCTGCTGAGCTAGTAATCCCTCATATGATTTATGGAAAAAACGTTACAGCGATTGCAGCTAATGCTTTTAAAAACAAGCATGAATTACAACAAGTGACATTACCAGAGAACTTACAAAAAATTGGGAAATATGCTTTTGCTGAAACGAGTCTTTCAGGCATTACAATTCCTTCTACTGTAACAGTTATAGAAAGTTATGCTTTTAATAACAGTAAGCTGCAAACAGTAATGCTGAACGAGGGACTACAAATAATTGGAACTGATGCGTTTTTAGGTAACGAAATCTCTAATATTAGCATTCCTTCGACCGTTAAAAAAATCAATGATAGAAGCTTTTATGATAATAAAATTGTGAAAATTGAATTTAAAGGCGCAATCCCTACTTTAGGAAATGAACTATTTGATATGCAATTTAACAACATTGTTTTGGCGTGGTATGTAGACGGGCAAATTAGTCAGGTATGGGATAAAACAGTACCACAGGCGATGACACTTTATTTAAAACCATTACTAGAGCTTTACACAGTTACCTTTAACACAAATGGTGGTAGTGCTGTAATATCTAAAACTGTATCGCAAAATGACGTTATAACAGCGCCAGCTGCTCCGACAAAGGCTAATCATACATTTGCGGGCTGGTACAAAGAGCCGACATTCCAAACGGCTTGGAATTTTGCAACAGACAAAGTGACAGCAAATATAACACTTTATGCAAAGTGGAATGTTGCATCACCAAATGTAACAGCGCCATCTACACCAAGTACTACACCAGCGCCATCTACATCAAACCAAATTACGGTAAATGTAGTCGATGCGAGCAACCCAGATGAGGTACTTGTGCAAACGGTGATTAATCGTGATAGCAGTGGGGATGTAGTAAAAGATACAGTGAAATTTACAGCGACAAATGCTAGTGAGTCAATTGAAAAATTAGCGAATCGAGAAAACAAGAAATCACGTATTGTCATTCCAGATGAGCAGCAACAAGTGAGTGAAACAACAATTGATATTGAAAAAGAAGCAGCGCAATTACTTGCACAGGGACAAACAGGATTAGAAATTGATATGGAAACAGTAAAGCTAGCTATTCCTGCAACTTCTTTAGCAGATTTTAATGAAGACCTTTATTTCCGCATTGTGCCAGTTAAATCAAGAGAAAGACAGGAACAGCTAGAAGAACGAGCAGCAAAAGAGGAAGCGGTGCAACAATTAGCGGGTAATGCAACGGTAACATTGCTTGGTCAACCAATGACAATCGAAACAAATATGCAAAACCGTCCTGTGACATTAACATTGCCATTACCAAATGATGTGACACAGGAGCAGCTAGATAATTTAGCGGTGTATATCGAGCATAGTGATGGTACGAAGGAAGTAGTACGCGGACAAATCGTAGCATTTAAAGAAGGTGTGCGCGGCATTCAATTTGAAGTAACGAAGTTCTCAACATTCTCAATTTTGTATATGCCGAAAGCAGAGGAAATTGTAGAAGAAAAAATATCGATACCATATATTCGAGGCTATGCAGATGGAACATTCCGTCCGAATGCACCTGTCACACGAGCGCAAATGGCAAGTATGTTAGCGCGCTACTTAACAAATAATGAAATTTCAGAAGTACAAGCAAGCTTCACAGATACGACAAAGCACGGTGCAAAGGATGCAATTGAGTATGTGAGGGCACAGGGCTTGTTCCAAGGGACAAGTGCAACAACATTCAATCCGAATGGTTCTATTACAAGAGCACAAATGGCAGCAGTAGCTGTGCGTTGGATTGAACGGAACTGTGCAGAGGATAGTACAGTGGCATACTGTGTGACATCAAGTGCAGCAATGACGTTTGCAGATGTGGCTCCAAACCATTGGGCTGCTTCGGCGATTGCGAAGATAAATGCACTTAATATTATGACTGGTACGAGTGCAACAACATTC